The Pseudomonas sp. G2-4 genome window below encodes:
- a CDS encoding NAD(P)/FAD-dependent oxidoreductase, which produces MTVPIAIIGTGIAGLSAAQALTEAGHIVQLFDKSHGSGGRMSSKRSDAGALDMGAQYFTARDRRFVMEVQRWQANGWAAEWNPQLYNFQGGQLSPSPDEQTRWVGTPRMSAITRALLGKLQVQFSCRITEVYRGQEHWHLQDAEGFTHGPFGQVVIATPAPQATALLAAVPKLAGVAAGVKMDPTWAVALAFETALDTPMEGCFVQDSPLDWLARNRSKPGRDSQLDTWVLHATSEWSRQHIDLSKEAVIEQLHGAFAELLHSAMPAPSFGVAHRWLYARPAGSHEWGALADADLGLYVCGDWCLSGRVEGAWLSGQEAARRLHASLQ; this is translated from the coding sequence GCCGCCCAGGCCCTGACGGAGGCCGGGCATATCGTTCAACTCTTCGATAAAAGCCACGGCAGCGGCGGACGCATGTCGAGCAAACGCAGTGACGCCGGCGCGCTGGACATGGGCGCGCAATACTTCACCGCCCGCGATCGCCGCTTTGTCATGGAAGTCCAGCGTTGGCAAGCCAACGGCTGGGCCGCGGAATGGAACCCGCAACTCTATAATTTCCAGGGCGGGCAACTGAGTCCTTCGCCGGACGAACAGACCCGCTGGGTCGGCACTCCGCGCATGAGCGCCATCACCCGCGCCCTGCTTGGCAAGTTGCAGGTGCAGTTCTCCTGCCGGATCACCGAGGTGTACCGTGGCCAGGAGCACTGGCACCTGCAGGACGCAGAAGGCTTCACCCATGGCCCATTCGGCCAAGTGGTGATCGCCACGCCCGCGCCCCAGGCCACCGCCTTGCTGGCCGCCGTACCGAAACTGGCCGGCGTCGCAGCCGGGGTGAAAATGGACCCGACCTGGGCGGTGGCCCTGGCCTTCGAAACAGCGCTGGATACGCCCATGGAAGGCTGCTTCGTCCAGGACAGCCCGCTCGACTGGCTGGCCCGCAACCGCAGCAAACCAGGACGCGACAGTCAACTCGACACCTGGGTGCTGCACGCCACCAGCGAGTGGAGTCGACAACACATCGATCTCTCGAAGGAAGCGGTGATCGAACAACTTCACGGCGCCTTTGCCGAACTGCTGCACAGCGCGATGCCCGCTCCAAGCTTCGGCGTGGCCCATCGCTGGCTCTACGCCCGTCCTGCTGGCAGCCATGAATGGGGCGCCCTGGCCGATGCCGACCTGGGCCTGTATGTCTGCGGCGACTGGTGCCTGTCCGGGCGGGTCGAAGGGGCGTGGCTCAGCGGCCAGGAGGCCGCGCGGCGCCTGCACGCCAGCCTGCAGTAA
- a CDS encoding DUF523 and DUF1722 domain-containing protein produces MPSKTAAKPKIAISACLMGAEVRFNGGHKQSQLCSRTLIDYFDFVPVCPEVAIGLGIPRAPIRLVGDPAHPEAVGTAKPGLNVTRSLADYGQQMALALDDISGYIFMQKSPSCGLERVKVYDHHGMPQDGGGRGIYTQAFCERHPDLPVEEDGRLNDPVLRENFLTRVFAYAAWQPLRREGLSRRDLIEFHSRYKYLLMAHNPVQYKALGHLLGNMGKADPDELGPRYFSALMAALKKCATRRTHTNVLQHLSGYLKHVIGAEDKQEVQHLIGQYRLGIVPLVVPLTLLKHHLRRHPDPYLAQQVYLQPHPENLSLRNAI; encoded by the coding sequence ATGCCCAGCAAAACCGCCGCCAAACCGAAAATCGCCATCAGCGCCTGCTTGATGGGTGCTGAAGTTCGCTTTAACGGCGGGCATAAGCAATCGCAACTGTGCAGTCGCACCCTGATCGATTACTTCGATTTTGTGCCGGTATGCCCCGAAGTCGCCATTGGCCTGGGCATCCCTCGGGCACCGATCCGGCTGGTGGGCGACCCCGCGCACCCCGAGGCGGTCGGCACGGCGAAACCTGGCCTCAACGTGACCCGGTCACTGGCCGATTACGGGCAGCAAATGGCACTGGCACTGGATGACATCAGTGGCTACATCTTCATGCAGAAATCGCCGTCCTGTGGTTTGGAGCGGGTGAAAGTCTACGACCACCACGGCATGCCCCAGGACGGCGGCGGACGCGGTATTTATACCCAGGCTTTTTGTGAGCGCCATCCAGACCTGCCGGTGGAGGAAGACGGTCGCCTCAACGACCCGGTGCTGCGGGAAAACTTCCTGACCCGGGTATTCGCCTACGCTGCCTGGCAACCGTTACGCCGCGAGGGGCTGAGCCGACGCGACCTGATCGAATTCCACTCGCGCTACAAGTATCTGCTGATGGCGCATAACCCGGTGCAATACAAGGCGCTGGGGCATTTGCTGGGTAACATGGGCAAGGCCGACCCCGATGAACTGGGTCCACGCTATTTCAGCGCACTGATGGCGGCCTTGAAGAAATGCGCCACCCGCCGCACCCACACCAATGTCCTGCAGCACCTGAGCGGCTATCTCAAGCACGTCATCGGCGCCGAGGACAAACAGGAAGTCCAGCATCTCATCGGCCAATATCGTCTCGGCATTGTGCCGTTGGTGGTGCCGCTGACGTTGCTCAAGCATCATTTGCGTCGACACCCCGACCCTTACCTGGCGCAGCAGGTCTACCTGCAGCCGCACCCGGAAAACCTGAGCTTGCGAAACGCTATCTGA
- a CDS encoding MerR family transcriptional regulator: MNNKPDSSASEDLGADFAKALAEGWLPIREVARQTGVNAVTLRAWERRYGLIVPHRTPKGHRLFNAEHVQRIQSILTWINRGMAVSKIKPLLDTPQPPSEPQENDWQRQRHALVLAVMELAERQVDDLVNQAIALYPPRTVCEQLLLPLLAELQLRWQGQFGAQLERVFLYSWLRSKFGSRIYHNNRQLKGAPLLLVNHSDLPLEPHLWLTAWLASSADCPVEVFDGPIPAGELALAVERLKARGVLLYASNALNLSQLPKLLGGIDCPIIIAGPAASIHQAKLSTSVSMMDLTWAEDPLSAHRELSRRNLL; encoded by the coding sequence ATGAACAACAAACCCGATTCCAGTGCCAGTGAAGACCTAGGAGCTGACTTCGCCAAAGCCTTGGCCGAAGGCTGGCTGCCTATCCGCGAAGTCGCCCGGCAAACCGGTGTCAATGCCGTCACGCTACGGGCCTGGGAGCGCCGCTACGGCCTGATCGTGCCGCACCGTACGCCCAAGGGCCACCGGCTGTTCAATGCCGAGCATGTGCAACGCATCCAGAGTATCCTCACCTGGATTAATCGCGGGATGGCGGTGAGCAAGATCAAGCCCTTGCTCGACACGCCGCAGCCACCGTCCGAACCGCAGGAAAACGACTGGCAACGTCAGCGTCACGCCCTGGTGCTGGCGGTGATGGAGCTGGCCGAGCGCCAGGTCGACGATCTGGTCAACCAGGCGATTGCGCTCTACCCGCCCCGGACCGTGTGCGAACAATTGCTACTGCCGTTGCTGGCCGAGCTGCAATTGCGCTGGCAGGGCCAGTTCGGCGCGCAACTGGAACGGGTGTTCCTGTACTCCTGGCTGCGCAGTAAATTCGGTAGCCGGATCTACCACAACAACCGTCAGCTAAAGGGCGCGCCATTGTTGTTGGTCAACCATTCTGACCTGCCGCTGGAACCGCACCTGTGGCTCACCGCCTGGCTGGCCAGCAGCGCCGATTGCCCGGTGGAAGTTTTCGACGGGCCGATACCGGCAGGTGAACTGGCCCTGGCGGTCGAGCGCCTCAAGGCCCGCGGCGTGCTGCTGTATGCCAGCAATGCCCTGAACCTGTCCCAACTGCCCAAACTGCTGGGCGGGATCGATTGCCCGATCATCATCGCCGGCCCGGCCGCGTCCATTCACCAGGCCAAGCTATCCACAAGTGTCTCGATGATGGACCTCACCTGGGCCGAAGATCCGTTATCGGCCCACCGCGAACTGAGCCGCAGAAACCTTCTTTAA
- the phrB gene encoding deoxyribodipyrimidine photo-lyase, producing the protein MQLIWLRSDLRLHDNTALAAAAIRGPCVAVYLTSPEQWRAHDDAPCKIDFWLRNLAFLGEALAELNIPLLIRHAPRWDQAPQVLLTLCRELKISAVHVNEEYGLNETRRDAEVAQTLRGQGIEFHSYLDQLLFKPGSVLTKTGNYFQVFSQFRKVCYHRLHVSLPSLVATPLRQAPTLIDSDPVPTQVEGFAPPGQALRALWPAGESEARRRLDTFVDQHLDDYQRERDFPAKPGTSQLSAYLVAGVVSPRQCLHAALQANRGEFESGSVGAVTWINELLWREFYKHILVGYPRVSRHQAFRPETEALAWRKAPEELEAWQQARTGLPIIDAAMRQLLETGWMHNRLRMVVAMFLTKNLLIDWREGERFFMQHLIDGDLAANNGGWQWSASTGTDSAPWFRIFNPVSQSEKFDREGLFIKSWLPELNDLDKQQVHNPNTQGGLFDAVNYPSPIVNLSESRVRALEAFRSLPARQDATAEKMGGERT; encoded by the coding sequence ATGCAACTGATCTGGCTGCGCAGCGACTTGCGCCTGCACGACAACACCGCCCTCGCGGCCGCCGCAATTAGAGGGCCGTGCGTGGCGGTGTACCTGACAAGCCCGGAACAATGGCGTGCCCATGACGATGCACCGTGCAAGATCGATTTCTGGCTGCGCAACCTCGCCTTCCTGGGCGAAGCCCTGGCAGAGTTGAACATCCCGCTGCTGATCCGCCACGCGCCGCGCTGGGATCAGGCGCCGCAGGTGCTCCTCACGCTGTGCCGCGAACTGAAGATCAGCGCCGTTCACGTCAACGAAGAATACGGCTTGAACGAAACCCGCCGCGATGCCGAAGTCGCCCAGACCTTGAGGGGCCAGGGCATCGAGTTTCACAGCTACCTTGACCAGTTGCTGTTCAAGCCAGGCAGCGTACTGACCAAGACCGGGAATTACTTTCAGGTGTTCAGCCAGTTCCGCAAGGTTTGCTACCACCGCCTGCACGTCTCGCTGCCGAGCCTGGTCGCCACACCCCTCCGGCAAGCCCCCACCTTGATCGACAGTGATCCTGTACCGACGCAAGTCGAAGGGTTCGCCCCGCCGGGCCAAGCGCTGCGTGCGCTCTGGCCGGCCGGTGAAAGCGAAGCCCGGCGGCGCCTGGACACCTTTGTCGATCAACACCTCGACGATTACCAGCGCGAGCGGGATTTTCCGGCCAAACCGGGCACCAGCCAGCTTTCAGCTTACCTGGTGGCCGGCGTGGTCTCACCGCGCCAGTGCCTGCACGCTGCGTTGCAAGCCAACCGGGGGGAATTCGAGAGCGGAAGTGTCGGTGCCGTGACCTGGATAAATGAATTGCTTTGGCGCGAGTTCTATAAGCACATTCTCGTGGGCTATCCACGCGTATCTCGTCATCAGGCCTTTCGTCCGGAAACCGAGGCATTGGCCTGGCGCAAGGCCCCTGAGGAACTGGAAGCCTGGCAGCAAGCACGCACCGGCCTGCCCATTATCGATGCGGCCATGCGTCAATTGCTGGAGACCGGCTGGATGCACAACCGTTTGCGGATGGTGGTGGCGATGTTCCTCACCAAGAACCTGCTGATCGATTGGCGCGAGGGCGAGCGTTTTTTCATGCAGCACCTGATCGACGGCGATCTGGCCGCAAATAATGGCGGTTGGCAGTGGAGCGCCTCCACCGGCACGGACTCGGCCCCCTGGTTTCGGATATTCAACCCGGTGAGCCAGTCGGAGAAATTTGATCGCGAGGGCTTGTTCATCAAAAGCTGGTTACCTGAGCTGAACGATCTCGACAAGCAACAGGTCCATAACCCAAATACTCAGGGCGGATTGTTTGACGCAGTGAATTACCCTTCGCCCATCGTCAATTTGAGCG